The Microcebus murinus isolate Inina chromosome 4, M.murinus_Inina_mat1.0, whole genome shotgun sequence genome has a segment encoding these proteins:
- the DDIAS gene encoding DNA damage-induced apoptosis suppressor protein has translation MNRRRKFLLASVLALQNSSFIYPSCRKCFSRIILVSKRSNCPKCGSTGEAENASYRYKLSLKVAESNKLFVITVFGSCLDTFFGLTATDLHKYLQDPNKIPETPDNDTAQNLLRKAVETCFVGQTFIFGVTNFESQDGKDSDFSYLRTCPDHKREIKALVACQIVLPDPGLAGFTVIHYFHQLLQTSNFRKLHCGSQVPNSHLLALDHSDSDLSSICGCDRTSYFFEFCSRDNFSRFWQPSIELTSIVSQLTENDDFSTAEQSKVLGILHQNKACISNAEATVSNSCHDPIQGSWSLVSYMDKKSTSEKLGEELGLQANQLSAVHSSHHEIGFTDSNLFTLKIQKPLESSNTKSFYSAMEIKNRYSQCELPCHQQHDVDTPISLRERSACCPPSSLRLEEIAGSSQDFDPEIWDDLPFSESLNKFLAVIESEIAVTQTDASSTKHHVGNDIDKLHTDHSRLSVTPQRTTGALHTPPVALRSSQATVKVNSGKNKLFYKCEANLSPSVQKESRSDNTAEAVSISSNRRDSLEYFLPNTCLSAPFSSSNDLEATVTLKTVRILPHRDDILLKPSTSESDHPCLTIKCCNGWEENSLSEMNEKLTTLYSRKYNDVLDLCKLENKQYYRWPKNQSDSFTVCKKLAYPLETLCSSPNRSTNTLKEKSHGHISNKLTQSYSSCYEGSYNASADLFDDIAKEMDIATEIAKKSQDILSQWGMSLAENHPSESDFSLRSISENSILPSQKLSLQSISVSRHPTTCSPPPHFQSDSEYNFEDSQDFVPCSQSTPITGFHQTRILGINGAFKKLSPLYSDFDVNYEKTRISPENDKQQAIPSCPQNIKTPRQNSRSSIVSGITQPEVFNHDPVAECIESSSDEWIPPTTQKVFLSDVLGFQVIGVKKYLAACISPDEKELPRKKLKHVRQRTGKCLKKELNNMLTETVTKQKTPKYNCKSSGWISKCPETHVLEASQLHPVLGLSSCSEVKRCLLFSENCPSSVSETKGTWSPELFSQKVAETQFLNV, from the exons AtgaatagaagaagaaaatttcttcttGCTTCAGTACTTGCCCTGCAGAATTCAAGTTTTATATATCCATCATGCCGAAAGTGCTTCTCTCGGATAATCCTAGTCTCCAAAAG GTCTAATTGTCCAAAATGTGGCTCTACTGGGGAAGCTGAAAATGCCAGTTATAGATACAAACTTTCCTTAAAAGTTGCAGAATCAAACAAATTGTTTGTCATTACTGTATTTGGAAGCTGCTTAGATACATTTTTTGGTCTGACTGCCACTGATTTGCACAA GTACCTTCAGGATCCtaataaaattccagaaacacCGGATAATGATACAGCTCAGAACTTGTTAAGGAAAGCAGTTGAAACTTGCTTTGTTGGACAAACCTTTATTTTTGGAGTGACG AATTTTGAAAGCCAAGATGGAAAAGATTCAGATTTCAGTTACTTACGTACATGCCCTGACcacaaaagagaaatcaaagcactAGTTGCTTGCCAGATTGTTCTACCAGACCCAGGTCTCGCAGGCTTTACTGTCATCCACTATTTCCATCAGCTTTTGCAGACTTCCAATTTCAGGAAACTTCACTGTGGCTCCCAGGTACCTAATAGCCACTTGCTTGCTTTAGATCACTCAGACAGTGATCTCAGCAGCATATGTGGCTGTGATCGCACTTCATATTTTTTTGAGTTCTGCAGCAGAGATAATTTTTCAAGATTCTGGCAGCCATCAATTGAACTTACTTCCATTGTTTCACAACTAACAGAAAATGATGATTTTTCAACTGCAGAACAAAGCAAGGTCCTTGGTATTCTTCACCAGAACAAAGCATGTATCTCCAATGCAGAGGCCACTGTTTCCAATAGCTGCCATGATCCTATTCAGGGTTCATGGAGCCTTGTTTCATATATGGATAAAAAGAGTACCTCAGAAAAGCTGGGTGAAGAACTTGGCTTACAAGCTAATCAGCTGAGTGCAGTTCATAGCAGTCATCATGAAATTGGATTTACTGACTCTAATTTATTCACTTTGAAAATTCAAAAGCCCCTTGAGTCAAGCAATACAAAATCCTTCTACAGtgcaatggaaattaaaaataggtaTTCCCAGTGTGAGCTACCGTGTCATCAGCAACATGATGTAGATACCCCTATTAGCCTTCGAGAGAGATCTGCGTGTTGTCCACCTTCATCACTCAGACTTGAAGAGATAGCTGGCAGTTCCCAGGATTTTGACCCTGAAATTTGGGATGATCTGCCATTCTCTGAAAGCCTAAACAAGTTTCTGGCAGTTATTGAAAGTGAGATTGCTGTAACTCAGACCGATGCCAGTAGTACAAAACATCATGTAGGTAATGACATCGATAAATTGCATACAGACCACAGCAGGTTAAGTGTGACTCCACAGAGAACTACTGGAGCACTGCATACACCACCTGTAGCTTTGAGATCTTCACAGGCAACAGTCAAAGTAAACTCTGGCAAAAACAAACTCTTCTATAAATGTGAAGCAAATCTAAGTCCTAGTGTTCAAAAGGAGTCACGATCAGATAACACAGCAGAGGCTGTCTCTATAAGTAGTAATAGGAGAGATAGTTTGGAATATTTTCTACCAAACACTTGTCTGTCAGCTCCGTTTTCATCTTCAAATGATTTAGAAGCAACAGTTACTCTTAAGACTGTAAGAATTCTACCACATAGGGATGACATTCTACTTAAACCCAGTACTTCAGAGAGTGACCATCCTTGCCTCACTATCAAATGTTGTAATGGGTGGGAGGAAAACTCActttcagaaatgaatgaaaagttgaCAACTTTGTATTCTAGGAAGTATAATGATGTTCTTGATCtttgcaaattagaaaataaacaatattatagGTGGCCAAAGAACCAAAGTGACAGTTTTACAGTTTGTAAGAAACTTGCATATCCTTTAGAAACTCTTTGCAGTAGTCCAAATAGAAGTACAAATACATTGAAAGAAAAGTCTCATGGACATATCAGTAATAAGTTAACACAAAGTTATTCTTCTTGTTATGAAGGTAGTTACAATGCTTCTGCTGATCTCTTTGACGATATCGCTAAAGAAATGGACATTGCAACAGAAATTGCCAAAAAATCACAGGATATCTTGTCACAGTGGGGAATGTCTTTGGCAGAAAATCATCCTTCAGAGTCTGATTTTTCACTGAGATCCATTTCTGAAAACTCTATCTTGCCTTCACAAAAATTATCCTTGCAAAGCATATCTGTCTCTAGGCATCCAACAACATGCTCTCCTCCACCTCATTTTCAGTCAGATTCAGAATATAATTTTGAAGATAGCCAAGACTTTGTTCCATGTTCACAGTCAACTCCAATTACAGGGTTCCACCAAACAAGAATTCTTGGGATAAATGGAGCTTTCAAAAAATTATCTCCCTTATATTCAGATTTTGATGTTAATTATGAAAAAACAAGAATTTCCCCTGAAAATGACAAACAGCAAGCCATCCCAAGCTGcccccaaaatataaaaacacccAGGCAGAATTCCAGAAGCTCTATTGTATCTGGTATTACACAACCAGAGGTTTTCAACCACGATCCTGTTGCCGAGTGCATTGAAAGTAGTAGTGATGAGTGGATCCCTCCTACCACACAAAAAGTATTTCTTTCAGATGTGCTTGGATTCCAGGTCATAGGCGTAAAGAAATACCTTGCTGCCTGTATTTCCCCTGATGAAAAAGAGTTAccaagaaagaaactgaaacatgTAAGACAAAGaactggtaaatgtttaaaaaaggaGTTAAACAATATGCTTACAGAAACTGTTACGAAACAGAAAACTCCTAAATATAACTGTAAAAGTTCAGGCTGGATTTCCAAATGTCCAGAGACTCACGTCCTAGAAGCATCTCAGTTGCACCCTGTTCTTGGACTTTCGTCTTGTTCAGAAGTCAAACGTTGCcttctattttcagaaaattgCCCATCTTCAGTGTCTGAAACTAAAGGTACTTGGTCACCTGAATTGTTTTCACAAAAAGTTGCCGAAACCCAATTCCTGAACGTTTAA